From Candidatus Dormiibacterota bacterium, a single genomic window includes:
- the thiS gene encoding sulfur carrier protein ThiS translates to MTIILNGEDREAAPDITVLALLESLGVAPGRVAVELNGDVLRRADFVRSTLRDGDRVEFVQFVGGG, encoded by the coding sequence GTGACCATCATTCTCAACGGGGAGGATCGCGAGGCGGCGCCGGACATCACGGTCCTGGCTCTCCTGGAATCACTGGGCGTGGCACCGGGGAGGGTGGCGGTGGAATTGAACGGTGACGTCCTGCGGCGCGCGGACTTCGTCCGCAGCACCCTGCGAGACGGGGATCGGGTGGAGTTCGTGCAGTTCGTCGGGGGCGGATAA
- a CDS encoding DUF1611 domain-containing protein: MTDTIGDGTAVVLCDGGFGTTEGKTAHGLVRHTERYRVLAVIDGSLAGRDAGDVLDGTPAGIPIVLDLEEAIRAAGRRPDYLVVGVATHGGVLPDRLRPTIARALTRGINVDSGLHELLGDDPEFSSLARTSGARIRDVRRTPPSGDMHAFTGRILDVASIRVAVLGTDSGVGKRTTSVRLVQGLRSRGMRAVLVGTGQTSWMQGVRYGLILDSLVNDFVSGEIEHQVLRAFREEKPDVIVIEGQGCLTHPAYPGGFEILAGARPDGIVLQHAPARVHYDGFPEFPLAGVEKEMTVIQLLSGKPVVAIALNHEGLAPEEVRTQAAACRARYGIPCCDALRDGVEPIIEELHRRFPRLPG; encoded by the coding sequence ATGACGGACACGATCGGCGACGGCACTGCGGTGGTTCTCTGCGACGGCGGTTTCGGGACGACCGAGGGGAAAACTGCGCACGGATTGGTGCGCCACACGGAGCGTTACCGGGTCCTGGCCGTCATCGACGGAAGCCTGGCGGGCCGGGACGCGGGCGATGTCCTCGACGGCACGCCTGCCGGGATCCCGATCGTCCTGGACCTCGAGGAGGCGATCCGTGCGGCGGGTCGCCGGCCCGATTATCTGGTCGTGGGCGTCGCCACCCACGGCGGGGTCCTGCCGGACAGGCTTCGCCCGACGATCGCCAGGGCGCTGACACGCGGCATCAACGTCGACTCCGGCCTGCACGAACTCCTCGGCGATGATCCGGAATTCTCCTCCCTGGCCCGGACGAGCGGCGCCCGGATCCGCGACGTCCGGCGCACTCCCCCGAGCGGGGACATGCACGCCTTCACCGGGCGGATCCTGGACGTCGCCTCGATCCGCGTCGCCGTGCTCGGAACCGATTCCGGTGTCGGCAAGCGGACGACCTCCGTCCGACTGGTTCAGGGTCTCCGTTCACGGGGGATGAGAGCCGTCCTGGTCGGGACCGGCCAGACCTCCTGGATGCAAGGCGTGCGCTACGGTCTGATCCTGGACAGCCTGGTGAACGACTTCGTCAGCGGCGAGATCGAGCACCAGGTGCTGCGCGCGTTTCGCGAGGAGAAGCCCGATGTCATCGTCATCGAGGGCCAGGGATGCCTGACCCACCCCGCCTACCCCGGCGGCTTCGAGATCCTGGCGGGGGCCCGGCCCGACGGTATCGTGCTGCAGCATGCCCCGGCGCGCGTGCACTACGACGGCTTTCCCGAGTTCCCGCTGGCGGGTGTCGAGAAGGAGATGACGGTCATCCAACTGCTCAGCGGCAAGCCGGTCGTAGCGATCGCTCTGAACCACGAGGGCCTGGCGCCCGAGGAGGTGCGGACGCAGGCGGCGGCCTGCCGCGCGCGGTACGGAATTCCGTGCTGCGACGCGCTCCGTGACGGGGTGGAGCCGATCATTGAGGAGCTCCATCGCCGGTTCCCGCGCCTGCCGGGATGA